A genomic region of Ammospiza nelsoni isolate bAmmNel1 chromosome 3, bAmmNel1.pri, whole genome shotgun sequence contains the following coding sequences:
- the RAB32 gene encoding ras-related protein Rab-32, protein MAGGEGAGSGVPECREHLFKVLVIGELGVGKTSIIKRYVHQLFSQHYRATIGVDFALKVINWDSKTLVRLQLWDIAGQERFGNMTRVYYKEAVGAFVVFDVTRGSTFEAVSKWKHDLDSKVLLPNGSPIPAVLLANKCDQKKDGSQNPSQMDQFCREGGFVGWFETSAKDNINIDEAARFLVENILANYKTFPNEENDVGKPKLDLDPLKAESKSQCC, encoded by the exons atggccGGCGGGGAAGGAGCGGGCAGCGGCGTGCCGGAGTGCCGGGAGCACCTCTTCAAGGTGCTGGTGATCGGGGAGCTAGGCGTGGGCAAAACCAGCATTATCAAGCGCTACGTGCACCAGCTCTTCTCCCAGCACTACCGGGCCACCATCGGCGTGGATTTCGCGCTCAAAGTCATCAACTGGGACAGCAAGACCCTGGTgcggctgcagctctgggatatCGCAG GCCAGGAGCGCTTTGGAAATATGACCAGAGTATACTACAAAGAGGCAGTGGGTGCTTTTGTGGTCTTTGATGTCACAAGAGGCTCCACTTTTGAGGCTGTTTCAAAATGGAAGCATGATTTGGACAGTAAAGTACTACTTCCCAatggcagccccatccctgctgttcTTCTTGCAAACAAGTGTGACCAGAAGAAAGATGGCAGCCAGAATCCCTCTCAAATGGACCAGTTCTGCAGAGAAGGTGGCTTTGTTGGATGGTTTGAAACATCTGCCAAG GACAATATCAACATAGACGAAGCTGCTCGATTCTTGGTGGAAAACATCCTTGCCAATTACAAGACCTTTCCTAATGAAGAGAATGATGTGGGGAAACCAAAACTGGACCTAGACCCATTGAAAGCAGAGAGTAAATCACAGTGCTGCTAA